The sequence tattgagtacttcttccaccactgaacATACTGCTTTGTTTGAGACAAGGAAATGCGGAAAAGCGTATCGGGTGTATAATTACACCCAGACGTTTGAGCGTGATTATCGGAAGAGATCTGCCTTGCCttcaaactaaaagttaagacgAAATGAAACGAATATACTATGTAGTTAACCCTTTAAATATGTATCATGTTACGAATCCACAAGTTTATGTGACCCAGAGGTAAAAAAAGTAGTTACAATGTAGCAATATTGTAATATTGTAATATTACCAGCTGCAATATTAAAGTACCAGTTGCAATATTAAAGTAATGTACTAATGATTACATACATAATTacaaatgatatatattattataataatgatgataataataataataataataagtatcaATTTATTTTGGTACATTCATTCTGTTTTAATGCCAGTACTTTTGTACTTCTATTCAAGTAGAGTTTTGAATGCATGTCTTCCATGAatgtatcaaacacacacacaaataaacgaAGTCATGTATTCTACTGCTCTCGATTCCCATGCTAAATACTGCTAAGTGCGTTTGGTCACTTTGACTCTTAATGTGAAGGTTTGACCGGATGTCGTGATTATTATGGTTGACGCAACAACCGTCTGTAGCTATTCGCCCTGCGAGTGTGATTGTGGATGCGGATATCTGCCAGGCCACCAGACTGTTACTGTCAGTTCACGCCTGTTCTGTCGCGATcttccgacacacacacacgctgctgtGTAGTTTAACGCTGCTGCCGAGCTTGTACACGAGTTAACGGCTACGGACTGTCCCGATGGCGGTGGCTGTGAGGAGTGTGAGCAACATGTATGGAGTGTGCTTCAACGCTGGCCGTCAGGCGACAGGACTGACGGCGTCTCGGTTGCTTCAACACAGAGCCTTCAGAGTCGGTGTAAGTTTGATCAAGAGCAACGTGGTTGCGTTGTCACGTTGCTGTTAGATCGCAAGGTCAGTGGTTAGCTTGATGACGCGAAAGGTCGCTGAAGCGACCACAGGGTTAGTGGAAAAAGTCATCAGATTTGAGCATAAAAGCAGAACAACTCGCGTTGTCGCGTTAAGTCATCAGCCACGAGAAGAAAGTGAAAGTCGCTTTGTTCCAGGTCCTTCAGGTATTACAGGGCGCCGTGATCAACTTCTTCAGTTATCCCGATTGGTTGTGAACCAACTAGCTTAGCGTAAGCTGACAACCTTGTCTACTTAACGCTACGTTAATTATCGACCGACTCTCCAACGCACCGTCGTGAAGGTCGACCTGAAGTTGTCAACCTGTCTGTGGATATATGTGTTAAAACTGTATCAGCAACCTGACTGGCACTGGTGttcattgtgtttgttgttgtgactgAAACttcgctagctagctagctgtctAGCGCTTCAGGTTAGCTGCCTTCCTATTGGTCGAACAAAGGGGCGTGATTATAACACTTCCGCCTTCCAAGTTCAACTTGAAGTGGAAATACCTTTcaccaaaacaaacaagacatctAAACTGTTGCATGAAACAAATATGTTTGCAGGTGTGATTTCTTTGTGAGTCACAAAAAAATACCTTTTCTATAGTATATGATAAACATGTTGCATTGTACTATCTATGCTTACGTTTTTATTCCTATAAATGTGTTCAGTCGTAGATGAAGTGTCACAATGTGATAATCAGGAAGTAACTCTATTTACGAAATTATTAAACTTGTATACTATTTTGAGGTACCTGTAATTAACATGTGTTTAGATGTTATGCTACTTTATACATCTACTCCTTTAGATATTTATTTGATTCTTGTTACCAATTACTTAGATTATCACAAAATGCAGATCAACTATTAAAGTGATATTACGGATAAAGACACCAACATGAATCATGTACACATTGCATCACTAACTATTATTCAGTCATGATGCATTTAAATCTGAATTGGGACCTTCTGTATAATTAGTAGTATTACTCATATGCAGTACGTTTTCTTATAACAGTATTGTAATGCTGTAGTAttgctatttttattttatctgaAAACTTATGCCATATGAATAATTCCACCTCTGGTGATAATTCAGCATATCTGCACCTTCAATCTGGCATTCTGGTTTATCAAGTACATTATAGGACATTTTGATATTAAAATGAATCCTGTGTTCCACTCCTTTActctataaaaataaacaacaggATTGTTTTTAATAGCAGTGTGTGAGGTTTTCTAAGTTGGCAGTATGATTGTAAAATCAAACTGAAAATCACTACCGTGGATCATTTCCTGTTGGTAAAAAACAATAATCTCGTACATTCTTATTGCTAAAATggcaattattttttaaaagccagGTACTGTACATTATTGGTATGGAATTGGGACATCGTCCCATCAAATccccttttaaatatataatcttttttttacatgacaTCATGCAATAAGTCCTCAACAAAGTAGCTGTTCTTTCTTTGGCTGTCATTGTAAAGATAAATCAGACATTTAGTTCTGTGTATTTTAGGACAGCGGGCGCTGGCTTTGCCAAAGTGATGTTATTAATAAACATTGCTTGTATTCAATCGTTCAGGCCGTGCGCCGGCAGCAGCCCTTTGATTCAACACTGGAAAAGCCCCAGTTCCCTGGAGCCTCAGCCGAGTTTGTGGATGAGCTGAAGTTCATCGAGCCCAACGTCATCTCTGGGATCCCAGTGTACCGAGTGATGGACAGGCAGGGCAACATCATCAACCCTTCTCAAGACCCTCAGGTACAGTCGGCTTTTCCCGTGCCTGTGGTAATCAAAAGTGGCACCGTGACCTCCACTCCTTGGTTaattgtgtgcgtttgtttccCGCTCAGCTCTCCAAGGAGATGGTTCTGAACTTCTATCAGAAGATGACTCTGCTTAACACAATGGACCGCATTCTTTACGAGTCACAGAGACAGGTGAGTTTTTCCCCCCCGCTTGATTGTTAACAAGGAAAACGGCTGAAGAATGTTGTTAAAGGAGCCCTGTCCTTTACATGGGCTACTGAGGCATTTTGGTTCCTCCGGCTAGCTGATTGACGCGCTCTGTGGTTCCGCTGCTTGCTGTTTGTTTCAGACAACTTGCCTCCGACACTCTGAATGTTGTTCATAGGGTTTTAATTGTGTGAAGTCCGGTACAAACAGTTTACCAGCTCACCGTGATACGGTCAAAACCTATTTTCCCGTTCCGGGGTCAAAACACCTGCCGTCGCCAATTACCTGGTGATTAATATAGGCGCCCAATATACCagcaacagcgccacccagtgtaAACATAAATCATACATGCACCTACacaacatttggctcttacaaatGTTGTAATAGCATGTTACATGTTCCTCCCACAGGGTCGGATCTCCTTCTACATGACCAACTACGGCGAGGAGGGCACACACATTGGCAGCGCTGCTGCTCTCGAGCCCAGCGACATCGTCTTCGGTCAATACAGAGAAGCTGGTGAGGATGGTGCAGCATGTGCTTTTTCCTAAAATAGTTCATTTTCAGATGGAAGATTGCTCTTTAAAGTTGTGATAGTGATCACATGACTAACcgtaacttttatttttacatttaacgCTGGCGTAGTGAAGCTTGGCTTGTTAGGcaattttatccaaagtgacctCTTTGGTGCTCAATACTCATGCGACCGGTGAAATCTAAGGCAAGCATTGCTCGATTCAGCCACACGTCGAAATGCATTAGTCGGCATTCTGTTGTTCAGTGGTTTAGAAATATCAGGAAGTCATGTCTTTATTTGTAGATCCCCTTTCATACAatggcaaaagaaaaaaagaatacatcCAGAAATAAACAAGTCCGCAAACATGTCTTAAATAAAATATGCAAGTTACCTTCGACCCTCCAAACCCCCTTTGCTGCGCTGCAGGAGTGCTGATGTACCGCGGCTTCCCTCTGGACATGTTCATGGCTCAGTGCTACGCCAACGCCGATGACCTCGGCAAGGGCCGGCAGATGCCCGTGCACTATGGCTCCAAAGATCTGAACTTCGtcaccatctcctctcctctggccaCTCAGATCCCTCAGGGTGAGCTGTgcaacgtgtctgtgtgtgtcaaccCTGtccgccgacacacacacacacacacacacacacacctgtaaatatacttgcatatttttttatgtgtccGTTTCAGCGGCCGGAGCTGCATACGCcgtcaagagagagaacatgaaccGCGCCGTGATCTGTTACTTTGGCGAGGGGGCGGCCAGCGAAGGGGACGCACACGCCGGCTTCAACTTCTCCGCCACCCTGGAGTGTCCCCTGATTTTCTTCTGCCGTAACAACGGCTACGCCATCTCCACCCCCACCAACGAGCAGTACAGGGGCGATGGCATCGGTGAGATGAGCCCCGGTGTGGTTTTCCTGCAGCGTCCGACTCAAAGTCCTCCACAACTCTCATGAAAAACgccttttccttctttccttctccgACTGAACAGCCGCTCGTGGCCCGGGGTATGGCATGTTGTCCATCCGCGTCGATGGCAACGACGTGTTTGCTGTGTATAACGCTACGAAGGAGGCGCGCCGCAGAGCCGTGGCCGAGAACCAGCCCTTCCTCATTGAAGCGATGACCTACAGGTCAGTGGAGTACACGTTAGGCCTGCACGATGTTTGCATTGTCCAAGTCAATGTTGACGATTGCAAAAGTCCCCATGCGAACTCATTAATGTCTCACCGGAAACACACCTGAAATGTCGATGAATTAATGATCATATCCCCGACACCACACTACTGAGTGAAGTTCAGAAGAAAGACATCAGtgggtcctcctccctcttgggAATCACAGTCTGCAGGTCCCACTGGTGGAGAAAGGAGCGGCTGCTTTGTCTCAGGCGTTTGCGATACTTCAAGATGTGTGGCACTAATCTAAACCGTTGAGACTCCATACATACAGCTTCTGTTTGAGCTTGTGTAGCCAAGGGTTACGGTGCACCTGTGCTTCATGAAGTTATAAAATAAAAGAGTGGAGGCAACAACTTTATTACTCCAACCTTGTTGACAACAGCGCTTCACTCCTGCCGCGTTACCCTTCGCGACAAATCCCTGGGCACGACCCGAGGGAGCGTAAAGTCGCTCAGAGCCTTCGTTAAGTGGCAACTCAACAAAGTAGCTTCCACTCTGGTTCTTTTCTACATTATGTTTATGCTTGTTGAACAGGTCTATACAAGACCTTCGTTGAACCTACTTACAGTGACGAGCGTAGTAGTCGTCAACTGGAGTGATCTTCAATTCATGTTTGTGGAGAGCTTCAGCGAGATAGTGAGAACCCCGGGGGCGCCATGCAATACCGGGTTTAGGCAACCATCCAAGTTTTCCCGAGTTATACAAATGTTACATGTTCCTCTCTAAATTGAAACTTGGATAttaaaatgccccccccccccccctctaaaaTTAATTAAGAATCCCGCTTGTCCCTCAGAATTGGCCACCACAGCACCAGTGATGACAGCTCGGCCTATCGCTCGGTGGACGAGGTGAACTACTGGGACAAGCAGGACCACCCCATCTCCCGCCTGAGACATTACATGACGACCCGAGACTGGTGGAGCGAGGACGACGAGAGGAGCTGGCGGAAGCAGTCTCGCAAGACGGTAATGGAGGCGTTCGAGAAGGCCGAGAAACGCCTCAAGCCCAGCCCCGAGCTGATGTTTACAGACGTGTACCAGGAGATGACGCCCAATCTGGAAAAGCAGAGAAAGTCCATGTGGAGGCATGTGCAGCAGTACAAGGAGCACTACCCACTTGACCAGTTTG comes from Pseudoliparis swirei isolate HS2019 ecotype Mariana Trench chromosome 20, NWPU_hadal_v1, whole genome shotgun sequence and encodes:
- the bckdha gene encoding 2-oxoisovalerate dehydrogenase subunit alpha, mitochondrial, with translation MAVAVRSVSNMYGVCFNAGRQATGLTASRLLQHRAFRVGAVRRQQPFDSTLEKPQFPGASAEFVDELKFIEPNVISGIPVYRVMDRQGNIINPSQDPQLSKEMVLNFYQKMTLLNTMDRILYESQRQGRISFYMTNYGEEGTHIGSAAALEPSDIVFGQYREAGVLMYRGFPLDMFMAQCYANADDLGKGRQMPVHYGSKDLNFVTISSPLATQIPQAAGAAYAVKRENMNRAVICYFGEGAASEGDAHAGFNFSATLECPLIFFCRNNGYAISTPTNEQYRGDGIAARGPGYGMLSIRVDGNDVFAVYNATKEARRRAVAENQPFLIEAMTYRIGHHSTSDDSSAYRSVDEVNYWDKQDHPISRLRHYMTTRDWWSEDDERSWRKQSRKTVMEAFEKAEKRLKPSPELMFTDVYQEMTPNLEKQRKSMWRHVQQYKEHYPLDQFEK